In the Populus trichocarpa isolate Nisqually-1 chromosome 1, P.trichocarpa_v4.1, whole genome shotgun sequence genome, gaaattggttgaggaggctcaaaaattcaaagattaaaatttgacagtatattttacAGATgaagagccctgttgacaaagaaaaattcaatttgaggaaaaagtccaaaatcagatgtttatggactcaattaaattttattggaggtttaattgaatttatatagggtttgattacaagaaaaaattatttaaagtcaatttaggctttaattggaggAAATTAAGGTTCTGGGTCAAAGTAcaattttttagagttgatttggtcaaatcaggggcttaattgaatagatattgaagtttgatggccaattagggacttgattgaagaaatccaaaaccaaggaccaaattgaaaaaggcgcgtaaataaaGGGACTGGAATTGACCAAagcaggggtcaaattgaagaaattggaagtttattgatcaattaagggtcaaattgcataaatccaaaaccaaggaccaaagggAAAAATGCGCCGAAATCTGGGGTTTAAATTGAAGTTCTTCATgggtaaaattgaacaaaattaaaagtttaaagcCAATCAGGGGTGTTGATAGAAATTAAtcacaaattgaaggactaaatcgTAAGatactattcatcttcttctccagcTAGGCTGGTTGGGTGGCCACCTTCCCAAGGCATTTGGCGCCTCGTTTCTTCACCAAATTGGATGAAACGTACAAGAAAACAATCCTGTGATACCTGACTACACGCTAGTGTAAGCCGTTCGGGTTGATCGAGGCTGTAGAGGCGGTGGCACCGCCCCAAAGTGGCCAACCCGACCAGCCATTTTTCCTGCAAACTGACAGTTCATCATTGCTACTTTGAGCTAATGGTTGGGATGCTTTCGGGTTGAGCCAATGGTTGGGATGCTTTCGGGTCGAACCAAGAGCTGAGATTTTGCACCAGAAGAGACAAAGTGTCCCTCTTCCGCCAcctataaatagattttatcTTCATGCTCAGGGGGTGGAGAAATATGGGTCCAAAGACAGCAAAAAAACCAGCCTTCCTCCcaagaattttttcttttctgccgTCTGTCCTcttcacactctctctctctccgccGTCCAGGCCACCACTGTCATCACCGTCAGCTTTTAAGCCACCATCTCCACCACAGGAAGCCAACACAGCCACCACCGCTTGCACCACGCTGTCCTCCGCCACTGTCAGAACCACCGCAGGTCAGCCTTCcccccccttcttcttcttcttcttcttcatcccaGCTGTTCACTGCGTGAACAGTAGGCGTGAATTAATTCAATAGGCGTGAACAGTAGGCGGCCCAAtcacaaaaattttcaaaaaaatattttaaatttttataccgtaaagatacaaatgcgatattaaaatacccggttttcttcataacattgcaaaaaaatttataaaacaaaaaaatattttgttttcatgcatacagccAAGTCtctccaagataaaaaaaaaattatatcattttttcttatacaaaaaaaaatataaaaatataaaatatgttttagcatgcattttggctttaataacaagtttattagagctatgagaactaggccaatatttaaaaaaaacccaaaaaaaatattttgttttcttttaatatccgggattatgaatttatacgtaaagcatacttctgatattaaaaaggtagtttttttatttgacgttAGCacagttaggtttttacccgataagataaggacctccttaccgaggaggacttttcttgagcCATAGATAGACCAAAAATTAGAGAACACAATAAGACCTTagtttttatcagacaataaaacaatgcaacttaccttaggtaggacgtatttgggtactaataccttccctttacgcatccagtccccgtacccgatctctgagaccaatTAGAgcttcctagtgaccaaaatactaggtggcgactcccattcaattttttccattgataaaagacaagaattccttgtctttcCATGTTAGTTGTAgtgaaattaaagttcaataaaattctttaactttataggttaattaataattatcaatgaaaataattagttgTAGTCGATATAAATTTTCTTAACttggttaattaataattatcataattatcacACCATGACAAATGCGAGACTCttcaaaattgaaggaaaaaaaaataatgaagtcaccacctagtaataaaaaaaaaactagaaatcctAAAATAGACACCGGTCAGTAGGTATTGAGTTAGTTATACCTAAGGGAAGATCGATGTCACCCTTACCGCATCCTTTCAAACGAAAGCTTACCTCCACAATGTTTTGTTCTAAATTTATTCTATGCATACTATTAATTatctaaatctatttttatttttatattaataaaaaattaatgttggtCCCTAAGAAAAGAAGACTCGACGATAAAAGAAAATCTTGACGTTAATCcctaaaaatagataatttcatcgatttagaaaaaaatattaatgttaatctCTACtgtatgttttttaaaacaccTCCACACACAAAACCCTTCATACTGAAAAActaaacatataagaaaaatcaaacatccacattaaaatttcataactgaGGGCATCATACCCCACAAGTTGCCACACCACAGTGTAAATCCCAACGCTTTAAATATCGCAAACATTCACATTAATACATGATTAGTCTCAATCAATAAGCATTTCATCATAATGTCtaacaacataataaaaaattattcaaaaaattaatttaggccTCAACAACCTTTTAGAGTGGCTAAAGTTAATCAAAACAATTGGAATTGGGTGAAGAAACTATTAGATTATTGAGGGCAATATTGGCATATGACAACCACGTGCTAGTGTGTGATAACAATTATTGGTGGTATCTCGTCCCATGCGCCAATGATGGTCACAGAGGTGGTTAGCTAGATCGGGTGTGCCACTATATTCTTTTCTCTTCCACATTGGTGGTGTAGTCCACCACTCTTTGACGAGGGAGATTGAGCCACTTGAAcatttaatttctctctcttgttttccttctctccCCACCTCTACTTCCACTGTTACTACCTTGCTACTACTAGTTAAGAAGCTATTGTGATGATGTTGGAAAGAGATTACAACATTGATAgtggtgttttgttttggtaaGTGAGATTgatgtttttctctatttttgggTCCCTggataaaaaggagaaaaaagaaaaaaatcaagaaaaaaattgttgcaagaaaaccaaaaaaaatatatagcagtAAGAAGAAGACATGGGGGCGCCCAAAAATGGCCAAAGATTGGTTAAGgaagttcaaaaatacaaagattgaaatttgacagtatattatTGATTGATGAAGGCcatattaacaaagaaaattgaatttgaggaagaaaagtctaaaatcagatgtttaaggactcaattagattttgttgaaagattaattgagtttacgaaggtgattgcaagaaaaattaatttttaagttaattttggttttaattggaagaaattaaagtttgagagtcgaattataatttttaggtgttaatttgatcaaatcaggggtttaattgcataaatattgaagtttgatgggcaattagagacttgattgaagaaatccaaaaccaagaaccaaactggaaaaggtgCATGAATATAagggctgaaattgaccaaatcaggggttaaattgaagaaattgaaagttttttttatcaattgatggtcaaaatgcacaaattcaatACTAAGGACTAAAGAGAAAAAGATGGCCAACATCAGAGGTGACCTTTGAATTTGgcaaggatgcaattgaattaattcttaaaatcaaaattccaattgagaacttgatgaataaataaaaagctaagGACTGATTTGGAAATTGATACATTTTGGtgccattttcatttaaatgaaacgacgcaTTTTGTACAAAATAACGTTGTTTCATTCactgttcatatataaaaaaagaagcttgtTTTGAACTGCATtgtgcatcttcttcttcccttgacGCGCAAAGGCAGGGGAAGAAAGTTTTTCTTCCCCTTACTTTCTTCCCCTTCTTTGCAGTGTCTCCCCTCCCTCTTGCCCAAAAACCCTGACATAACCCACACCCCCTCATGACCTACCACCATGATGAAAGGGGCAGGGAAGACAAGCCCTGCAGGTGACTCTAGGGTGATTGCACAGAGGCCGCCCCAGCCACCCTACCCCGTCACCATGACTAGACAGGGGTAGGGTCGCTCTCACTCCCCTACCCCTTATAAATACCCCCTCACCACGAGGTGAGGAGGGAGAAAAAATAGGGGGATGATgagaacaaaagaagaagaaggaatggaaaaaaataaaaagtaggagagggaaggaaaaaaacgaaatagaaaaaaatagagaatagAGTTtgttgggccgaaatcggcccaagtTTGTTGGGCCAACCTCGGACCAGTTTGTTTGAGCCAAATCTCGGCCCAACCAGGGTGGGTTCAGCCCACATCATTGGGCTGGGCCCaacacaatatatttttataatataatattaatattatatattattcaaaaaaacaaaatgttccaagaattttcaaaaaaacttttcaaaacatttgtgattttctcgtgtatttttctatcaattttaattaatattggttgatatttttatattgtaaaaatacaaatctggtattaaaatacacAGTTTTCTCCGTaaatgttgtgtgtgtgtgtatttgaaaaacaaaacaaatgctttgttttcatgcatatgaccaagtctctcaaaatataaaaaaatatttcatatcatattttcatgcaaataatttttttaaaaaaatacgtgtgagcatgcattttgagctttaataactagtttattaaagccatgagaactaagctcatatttcaaaaatatcaaaaaaaaatattttgtgtttcttttagTTTCTGAGATTACAAACTTTTatatatagacattagaacaattaggtttttaccaatattaaaaatatagttcttttatatatagattttagaatggttaggtttttacccgataagattaggatctccttactgaggagatcttttcttaaaccttagacaaaccaacaattagaaaacacaacaatactCTAGTTAtatcagacaatcaaataatgcatcttaccttaggtaaggagTATTAgaggtgttaataccttccgtttacgcaaccagtcttcgtgcccaatctctgagaccagttagggtttatagtgatcaaaatactagatGACGACTCTCATTTCCTCTTTCCACTAATAAAGGACAAAAATTCCTTATCCTATCCATTTCCCCACACCACATGCCAATATGGAATTTCAGGAGGATGTTCGCGCGATGTTGCATCATGTACGACAATTGAGAAAAGGGATGGTTGGATTTTGGTCTCGACATGAGTTGTTTTGGTTGTGATATTGGTGATCAATGTTGCTATTATCATTATTAGTGTATGTCATTGGAAGCTGCTATCAGTGGTCGGTGAATTAAGTGTTCTACTATTAATAacaaatgttgaaattaattcaattaaacataattaacgaacaatataattaaattgcatAAAGTAAAGTGTAAAAGGATAGGAATTGTAAACTCAGTTTTTAACATGGTTTTGGCAAGTCTATATCCACACCTCAAGCTCCTAAATTAGTCTTGTGTATTTTGTTCTTTCACTAGTCCAAGTTGAAGATTACAATTGTCACTTGATGAATCCACACCAAGATTTTACACCacttgaagatatttttttatgacagtTTGAACCCGCTGAATCTTGAACCGATActaatcctatatatatacagaGAAGTGTTtgagttcattttaattatgacattaaactaaaatataaatatttatataattactGAAATGAACAATTAATTCTTAGATTCTCatttcatcttcattttctttggtGGCTAGGttttagagaagaagaagacttttttttctacactttcactccattttgtttctttctctatCTTAAATTTTTCTTCAAGGTTTGCTAGGGTTTCTTACCCACTTTTTGATTTCCCTCTAATTTTTCTATAGAggctagagtttttttttacacctcCTCCTTTTTCTTACCTTGCCTTTCTATTTATAGGCCATGGGGTAGGTTCTAGAATCTTTATAGGTAGAACAAtcatattctttgatttttttcggTACATTTGACCCTTCATCATTGTTGTATATTTGGCACAACATGCTCGTGTTCTATAAAGCTCACACCAAATCTTAATCATAAAGAGTgggaatgagagagagaaaaaagaagaagaagaagaagaaaatggggCTGAAAAACTTCACTGCCATTTTTCAAAATCAGACGACCCGTTTCCTTTCAAAGGGTAGCCAAAAAGTTCCCATACACACCCATTAGCGAGCTTCttctttaccaaaaaaaaaactaaaaaaattagatcatcATTTTCAAACCACCTTCTAGCTAGAActggaaacaaaaaaacagtacAGACTCTCTCATCAGCGCTGTCTCTTTACGCCACCCTCGAGTTACTACTATCTTGCCCCACGTTGACTCAAGGAACCATAGCCGCTGCTTCCACAGTACCGTTAACCTGAGGTGTTCATTACCGGAATCATAACACAAGGCAGGCCAGGAGCCCACTCACATCGTCCATGTGCATCTTCAGCGTGCTCGTTTTACATTCTTGCCTCTGACCTCTCTGGACTTAGCTTTATTCAAGCACTAGCCACTCAAAAAAAGAGTGAAGATGAGGTACGGGATATCCAGTGGAGCTGTCTCCATCATAATCACTCAAGGTATAAAGCTTCTACCTATTCTCATGTAGTTGTAATCTTTTACATGTGCATGCTACTGCAAAGGCAAGCTCCCGTTTTTCCTTTATGTGCTATGAAGTTAACATATAGTGTTGTAAGGTGTGTGGATCGTCTTTTAAGTCCTAACCTGGTCACGGGTGTTCTTTCACTTGCTACGGGTACTGAAGGGGATGGGGTGTGATTTTTCCTTCAAGCGCATATGGTCTTGAAAACTTGATTGCATGTCCTAAGTTCATGTTAAGACCTTGCCTAGTTAATTAAGAATGCTCTTACCCAAGGTTAAAGTTCAAGAACGGTATGAGAATACAGAAATCTCCAATGACTATCGTGCATGATTTTTATGTTCAAAAGATCCAGTCCTCTAGCTGTGCATAATTATTGGCCAAGCcgtaaataaaatgatttttggttGAAGAAGAATCGGTATGTGCAAGGGTTTCTGGTTCATTTCTTTTTACTGTCCCATGGCTTTTCGTCAATGCTCGTACAGCtatatttctcttttctaaaGTTAAGTAGGTTGATATATCTAGAAATAGGTTTATCAAACACGCTCTTATGAcaaattttaagttttctttttcactaAGGACATGTGTGGTAAATATgaccaaacatatttttcatggcctttattttcttttcttaatttttttttgttttgtctaaCATATCTTagtctaattttaattatttttcaagttttgaagaGCCATTTTGCAACTATATTTTTGGTTTTCCACgtaattttttaccttttcatatttaaaaacaagtttattaaatccACAGGGATTTGGCCTAagtttcaaaaatactaaaaaaattaatttgtttattttaatacaatgaaTTATGAGCTTATATCTAAAATGTATTCTCGATATTAAAAGGAACAAatgcaaaaatatgttttggctCTAGAATGGCTAGACTTGACCCATAAAGCCATGGTTCTCTCTACTGGGATAAACCTTCTTTAACCAATAGACAAATcaatgattagaaaaaaaaaacagtgcctTAGTaataatcagaaaaataaacaataaagccTATCTTAGGTATGATGTACTAAGGGTGATAATGTCCATCCTATACTCGACATGTCCCCTTGTCTAGACTCTGAAGACTAGTTAGAGTTTTCAGTGATCAAAATACAAGATAGCAACtccaagcattttttatttataaaggaCAAGAAGTCCATGTTCTTTCCACACCACACCAAAGTCCTGATCTAGGAGGATGATCGCAATGATACCACATCCGTGCTACATTCAACATTGTATTTTCCATGAGTTATCCTTTCTATTTTTCTcaacatccttcaaagtcaacaTGTACTTCTACTAATTGATCTAAACATGAATGTGATGCAATGTAAATGAGTATACAAGATTAAACATATGGAAGATGGGACTTTTGAGCACTACAAAACATGTTTGGTGGCCAAAGGCTATTATCGACAAAAAAGGGTTCGATTTTCAAGAGACATTTAGTGTGGTGAGGAAGCCTTGCACTATTTAGACAATGCTCGATATTGGTGATACTTGAGGTTGGTCGGCTTATTAGAGGGATTTCTTGATTTAGATGTGTTTATAACCCAAGCcgggttgttaaaatcgcgagttatgaggaattttaacatgaagacttttttattattctattttatttatttaattttaaataattattttgaattttaattttttctagcgCGTTAGATGTTGTTTAGgagtttgttttattattgaatttatgttagttaattactaatttaaacttattagcttgcaacccatctctcattttatttagatcgctcattgattataatattgttgacttattttattagattttaatgtaatttaatttcttgactaGAATTATCagtatataattagttaaaaaattatttatgattttatgattttacgatctgagtttattttatatttttcgtgtcgtgtcaaaaaatatttttgacaaccttgaacCCAGGATCTTGACTTTATTGATCCACAATCCCCAAACCATATTCGCaaactaaaactttttttatatagtttaaaacaagcacctcgtgcATGTATTGATTGCTTAGTGAATTCTTAGTTTCTCAATGGATTTTATATTCGTAAATTTTTAAGTGAACCCAGGTTATATTATCatgataactaaaataaaatgagctaaatttatttataaaatgagcACCACACGCTTAGATTTAAATTCCATAGAAAGATTAGCACCTgatgacaagttaactcgggaAACAAAGGTAATAACAATGTTTTGAGATTGAATTCGACACTAGGTCTACTTAGTAGTTAGTACATATAAGTTGAAGGATTGCTACCTTGACCAATGAActgaaaatatctttaatttataatgaatGGCATACACCATACAGTTTTACCATATCAACAGCATGAAAATTGATAATCGATCCTTTAGGGATATTATtccatttctttattaattatcataaaaacatttattaaatgtGTTGTCCTCCAACTCtttccataaaaagaaagagttgtGAACCACAACATACATTTGATCATGGACAAAAGGTAATCAAATAGTTGCCTCCACTAGGACAAGTAAACGTGCTCGATTTATCATCAAAAGCATAACTATAAGCTTGAGGACACTGCTGCTTGAAAGTCATCGAATATTGGGTAGGAGGACATGTTTCAGCTGTATTATGGTCTCCTGTGCAGCAGTACTGCGGCTGGTTAAATGCCAAACACGCACTCTTGCAGGCAATCACAGTCCCATCTGAACCTTTCACTGCTAAACTAGGATCACAAACAGCATTCACGTTAGCTGCACAGCTTGTAGAAGGGCAGCCAGTAGAACCTCCTTGCGGGGTTACCGAAATTGGGAGGTTAAAGCCATCAACAAGGCTTATATCGTAATAATCTTTCCCACCATCACCGCTTAGAGTAAATTCTGCCAAGGATGCTGGTGGGATCGCACCGGCTCCATTGCATTCTATGACACCAGAGGCACAGTCAGCAGTAGCACAAACAAACTTTCCCGAGGCATCTGTAGAGCATTGCGTTCTGGCCCACAAGCGGCCAGACCAATTGACAGGGACACTCAGCGAAGATGAAGCACCCGTTGCCAATGTGAAGCCAGTTGAAGATAAAGACGGACCGCCAGCAGCCGTTAGAGTTCCTGGCCAGACTGTGTATGGACAGTTGTTTTTGAAGTCGAAAGTCACAGATTGAGCTCCTGCATGCGTgcaagatttatttttgttgatatcaataattaaatcttgGTCGATTCAAAGATAacataattcaatatttaaaatcttgtattaattcagttatttttcttttaaaaatataacataacccaggtttttttttaatatatttttttctttcttgttttttatctgGAAACTCTCCCTCCTGGATAAGTTTATTGGATTCACGAAATCCATTGAATAATGAAAACTAGTTAATATTGCATATGCAAacagaaaatatatatgtagaaTAATCAAAGTGAATAATATGCATAATAGAGTTTTCCATGCAAGAATCTAATATATGTAATATTGTAAAAGTACTTGCCATAGAAGAAGATGACGAGGGTGAAGGTAATTATAGCAATGGGCATACGACTCTCCATTGCCGAGATGCGTCGAATTAATTAAGACCTTTTCAGTATCTTTCAAGAGATTTGAGGTAAGCAAGAAACactctatattttaaaaatattatgaaatgagCAGACTTAATAAATAGTGTTAAATTTGCAGACTAGTAAACAGAGGAACGTCCTGCTTCTGATCACGTCAAATGAAAGCAACACCCCATTGAATATTGAATGTAACTCTTGTCCAGCAGACGAGCCGTGATGAATGTGACactcttcaaaattatcacACCGTGATTAATGCGagattcttcaaaattaaagaaaaaaaaatcaccacctattaattaaaaaatttagaattcaaaAATAGACATTGGTTAGAGATTTAGGCATTCAGCTAGTTAAgtctaagaaaaatcaatatcaCCCTTATCATATCCTTTGAAATGAAAAGTTACCTCTACAAtgcatttaagaaaaattattccatgcattaattatctaaatttatttctaatttttttcatgatttattttaataaaaaattagcaattcAAAATTACAtacagataattaaataaatcaaaaattataTGTACTAATAAATATAAGAGAACCCCGTTAATGATAAGTAAAgactaaactataaaaattaagagataaaagtaaaccaaaatatttgatatcgcAACATGGAGCATGTACCtagttgtgtttaataatttttttatttgaataaattttgtatttaataaaatgattattcgTGCCAATAAAACGATGTCTACCCAATACATTTTGTTTTGTACAATAttgattcagattcgattataaatgaattatattccacaaaacatcgaaagatgtacttttaaatttattttttaatattttggataatatatttaaattaaaattttactgtTAACTTCAAATATTCATGTACATGAGTTaataattgatcttaaaaaaaaattatatatttatttaatagctcaGGACACGAAAACTTCTTTGCTCCGCCCTTGCTAATAATCATCTTCCACACGATGACATTTGACAATgaatatcaaattataaaattataatttatttatatttataaaaaaataaattataaaattgggTTTATCACTTGAAGTGCGCGTAGACCGTCCATGCAATGACATGCACTCAtcaactatttttaatattatttatatttattaaattataaaattagaaataaaccaccctgataacaaaaaaaaaaaaaaacccaatgaaATATACAAAAGCCCTTAGTTTGAACCACAAGTGACTAACTAGATATCTCAATTAACGAGAAAGCAGACTAGAAAACAGGCAATTAGAGAAACGTCAAATGAAACCAACACCCAATTGAATATTGAATGTAACAGTACCGGTCCCTTGTTTGAACCACAAGTGACTAACTAGATATCTCAAATTCAATTGATGAGAAAGCAGACTAGTAAACAGCCAACAGTGGCAGTTCTCCTCAGGCATTACACCGTGATGAGTGCGAgactcttcaaaattatcacACCGTGATGAGTGCGAGACTCTTCAAAATTGATGAGAAAGCAGAGTAGTCCCTGGCTTCTGGAATGAATGTAACTCTGGAATTATTCCAAATCCATTTGTCTAATGAATGTTACTCTGGAATTATTCCAAATCCACAAGTTTCATAATGTTGTGTTGATTGTGAGacattattatttcaaaaactgaaggggataaaattataaaagaattttaattttataaattatctaaaaaaaataataataaaaataataggaaCCAAATTCGAatgaataacaaattaaaaacgtactttgaaattttgaagtGCCACGTACggaaatcaagaaaagaagaaataagacaaaaaaaaagattgtcgGTAACAAACTGAAAACTATCTACAACACGTGCCGCCTCATCCATGACAGCAATTGGTCAATGAACATCCCTGCACGCACCACTTGATGTGTGTGGAATTGCCCACGAACTAACCTGAACtcatcaactattttttttaatattatttatatttattaaattataaaattggaaataaaccaccttgataaaaaaaaaaaaaaaaaaaaaaaaaaaaaacccaatgaaAATATACAAATGTCCTTGGTTTGAACCACAAGTGACTAACAAGATATCTCAATTAATGAGAAAGCAGACTAGTAAACAGCCAATTAGAGGAACGCCCTGCTTCTCACGTCTAATGAAAGCAATTGAATGCAGGAATAGGGCCATACtcacaagaaaattgatttacaCCTGACATAATATTTTGTAAGTGTAAAAGCTATATTTCTGTGTCTATAAATATCAGgtagatttttttatggaaatatcttgtaaataaatatcaaaatatttaatatcgcaaTTCAGAGCATATAtctaattgtgtttaataatttttttatttgaataaatttgtatttaacCAAAAGATTATCCATGCCGATAAAACGATGtctaccaaatatatatttttttattttgtattttaaaatattatgaaatgagCATCACTTtcctatatttatttaattaattaaattaaattaaatgaaaaaaatgtctataaaaaagagaaattaaaaaaaacaacaaataaaaatactcgaGATATCCcgagtcattttcaaaataagtgaaaaatcttatagaaagaaaaaaaaaatcaatggagcccaatatctaattaaataaatattaaaggatgaaactaaaataaacatgagcttaaaaaaaggaaaaaaaccaagcaaactcgggtgaacctcctaaacctgagttaatctctaaaactccCAACTTATAAAATCCTAGACTTGAACTTGATTAAGAAGCAcaattctcaactaatttaatattgaataatgaaaacaggaaaaaaaatcaatttaaaaaaaaattgccaaagtgaaaaaaaaatagcaatcaaaagaatgagggatCAAATCTGATAGGAAAAAAGAACTTTATGGAGGatgatattgtaaaaaaatatcaaattaaaaaattatctcaaataaaaaaaatagcaatcaaaagaataggaacaaaatttgaaagataaaaaaattgaaaggggatgaaattgtcaaagaattctaatttaataaattattccaaacaaaacaaataatgatcAAAAGAACAGGCACCAAATCTTAAGGAATAACAAATTGAAGGCatgctttgaaattttgaagggGCACAAGCGAGAAtc is a window encoding:
- the LOC18094938 gene encoding thaumatin-like protein 1b isoform X1, with the translated sequence MESRMPIAIITFTLVIFFYGAQSVTFDFKNNCPYTVWPGTLTAAGGPSLSSTGFTLATGASSSLSVPVNWSGRLWARTQCSTDASGKFVCATADCASGVIECNGAGAIPPASLAEFTLSGDGGKDYYDISLVDGFNLPISVTPQGGSTGCPSTSCAANVNAVCDPSLAVKGSDGTVIACKSACLAFNQPQYCCTGDHNTAETCPPTQYSMTFKQQCPQAYSYAFDDKSSTFTCPSGGNYLITFCP
- the LOC18094938 gene encoding thaumatin-like protein 1b isoform X2, translated to MESRMPIAIITFTLVIFFYGAQSVTFDFKNNCPYTVWPGTLTAAGGPSLSSTGFTLATGASSSLSVPVNWSGRLWARTQCSTDASGKFVCATADCASGVIECNGAGAIPPASLAEFTLSGDGGKDYYDISLVDGFNIPISVTPQGGSTGCPSTSCAANVNAACDPSLAVRGSDGTVIACKSACLAFNQPQFCCTGEYDSPEKCQPNQYSMTFKQQCPQAYSYAYDDKSSTFTCPSGGNYLITFCP